In one Grus americana isolate bGruAme1 chromosome 1, bGruAme1.mat, whole genome shotgun sequence genomic region, the following are encoded:
- the CPB2 gene encoding carboxypeptidase B2 isoform X1, whose product MKFYLLFFTLFIWIQEKHVFSLPRDEVLWALPQTDKQVETLQDLLNTTEVILWQPVVVENIKKDKEVHFYVRASSINSIKAQLRQLTIQYKVSMGDVQGLIEKQTINDTVNPRRSSSYYENYHSMKEIYHWMEEVVKAHSDLLQKIYIGSSYEKRPLYVLKLSKSQERSKSAIWIDCGIHAREWISPAFCLWFIGHAIDVRERDQTMTTLLEHFDFYVMPVINVDGYEYTWSHPSNRLWRKSRSSHGNSKCVGTDMNRNFDAHWCGEGASPYECQEIYCGPYPESEPEVKAVARFVRDHKDIIKAYITMHSYSQLVLFPYSYTTDKSKDHDELERLAKKAATAIKRTTRKTYRPGAGAQTIYLAPGGSDDWAYDLGIKYSFTIELRDTGTYGFLLPPQEIKPTCLEALSAVKEIAQHVLQNL is encoded by the exons ATGAAGTTTTACCTGCTATTTTTTACGCTATTTATCTGGATTCAAGAAAAGCATGTCTTCAGTCTTCCAAG GGACGAAGTTTTGTGGGCTCTCCCACAAACAGACAAACAGGTCGAAACCCTTCAGGATTTACTGAACACCACTGAG GTCATTCTCTGGCAACCTGTTGTGGTTGAAAACATCAAGAAGGACAAAGAAGTTCATTTCTATGTCAGGGCATCCAGCATAAATAGCATAAAAGCTCAGTTAAGGCAACTGACCATCCAATATAA AGTCTCGATGGGAGATGTTCAAGGACTTATTGAAAAACAGACTATCAATGACACAGTCAACCCACGCAGATCTTCATCATATTATGAAAACTACCATTCAATGAAAGAA ATATATCATTGGATGGAAGAAGTAGTGAAAGCCCATTCTGACCTCCTCCAGAAAATATATATTGGATCATCATATGAAAAACGACCACTTTATGTTCTGAAG CTTTCTAAAAGCCAGGAAAGATCCAAAAGTGCCATATGGATTGACTGTGGTATCCACGCTAGAGAATggatttctcctgctttttgcCTGTGGTTCATAGGCCAT GCAATCGATGTGCGTGAGAGAGATCAGACCATGACAACGCTTCTGGAGCACTTTGACTTCTACGTCATGCCTGTGATCAATGTGGATGGCTATGAGTACACGTGGAGCCACCCCTCT AATCGGCTGTGGAGAAAGAGCCGCTCATCGCATGGTAACAGCAAGTGCGTCGGTACTGACATGAACAGGAATTTTGATGCACACTGGTGTG GGGAAGGAGCATCTCCCTATGAATGTCAGGAGATATACTGTGGACCCTACCCAGAGTCTGAGCCTGAAGTGAAAGCAGTGGCTCGCTTTGTCAGAGATCACAAAGACATCATTAAAGCCTACATAACCATGCACTCTTACTCCCAGTTGGTATTGTTTCCTTACTCTTACACTACGGACAAAAGCAAAGACCATGATGAGCTG gAAAGGCTGGCAAAGAAAGCAGCTACAGCTATAAAGAGGACAACAAGGAAAACTTATAGACCTGGTGCTGGTGCACAAACCATTT ATTTAGCTCCTGGAGGTTCAGATGACTGGGCTTATGATCTTGgcattaaatattcttttaccATTGAGCTTCGGGACACAGGGACTTATGGATTTTTGCTTCCTCCTCAAGAAATTAAACCAACTTGCTTAGAAGCACTTTCTGCTGTCAAAGAGATAGCTCAACACGTTCTTCAAAATTTGTGA
- the CPB2 gene encoding carboxypeptidase B2 isoform X3, producing MKFYLLFFTLFIWIQEKHVFSLPRDEVLWALPQTDKQVETLQDLLNTTEVILWQPVVVENIKKDKEVHFYVRASSINSIKAQLRQLTIQYKVSMGDVQGLIEKQTINDTVNPRRSSSYYENYHSMKEIYHWMEEVVKAHSDLLQKIYIGSSYEKRPLYVLKLSKSQERSKSAIWIDCGIHAREWISPAFCLWFIGHNRLWRKSRSSHGNSKCVGTDMNRNFDAHWCGEGASPYECQEIYCGPYPESEPEVKAVARFVRDHKDIIKAYITMHSYSQLVLFPYSYTTDKSKDHDELERLAKKAATAIKRTTRKTYRPGAGAQTIYLAPGGSDDWAYDLGIKYSFTIELRDTGTYGFLLPPQEIKPTCLEALSAVKEIAQHVLQNL from the exons ATGAAGTTTTACCTGCTATTTTTTACGCTATTTATCTGGATTCAAGAAAAGCATGTCTTCAGTCTTCCAAG GGACGAAGTTTTGTGGGCTCTCCCACAAACAGACAAACAGGTCGAAACCCTTCAGGATTTACTGAACACCACTGAG GTCATTCTCTGGCAACCTGTTGTGGTTGAAAACATCAAGAAGGACAAAGAAGTTCATTTCTATGTCAGGGCATCCAGCATAAATAGCATAAAAGCTCAGTTAAGGCAACTGACCATCCAATATAA AGTCTCGATGGGAGATGTTCAAGGACTTATTGAAAAACAGACTATCAATGACACAGTCAACCCACGCAGATCTTCATCATATTATGAAAACTACCATTCAATGAAAGAA ATATATCATTGGATGGAAGAAGTAGTGAAAGCCCATTCTGACCTCCTCCAGAAAATATATATTGGATCATCATATGAAAAACGACCACTTTATGTTCTGAAG CTTTCTAAAAGCCAGGAAAGATCCAAAAGTGCCATATGGATTGACTGTGGTATCCACGCTAGAGAATggatttctcctgctttttgcCTGTGGTTCATAGGCCAT AATCGGCTGTGGAGAAAGAGCCGCTCATCGCATGGTAACAGCAAGTGCGTCGGTACTGACATGAACAGGAATTTTGATGCACACTGGTGTG GGGAAGGAGCATCTCCCTATGAATGTCAGGAGATATACTGTGGACCCTACCCAGAGTCTGAGCCTGAAGTGAAAGCAGTGGCTCGCTTTGTCAGAGATCACAAAGACATCATTAAAGCCTACATAACCATGCACTCTTACTCCCAGTTGGTATTGTTTCCTTACTCTTACACTACGGACAAAAGCAAAGACCATGATGAGCTG gAAAGGCTGGCAAAGAAAGCAGCTACAGCTATAAAGAGGACAACAAGGAAAACTTATAGACCTGGTGCTGGTGCACAAACCATTT ATTTAGCTCCTGGAGGTTCAGATGACTGGGCTTATGATCTTGgcattaaatattcttttaccATTGAGCTTCGGGACACAGGGACTTATGGATTTTTGCTTCCTCCTCAAGAAATTAAACCAACTTGCTTAGAAGCACTTTCTGCTGTCAAAGAGATAGCTCAACACGTTCTTCAAAATTTGTGA
- the CPB2 gene encoding carboxypeptidase B2 isoform X2, whose translation MVGYKDEVLWALPQTDKQVETLQDLLNTTEVILWQPVVVENIKKDKEVHFYVRASSINSIKAQLRQLTIQYKVSMGDVQGLIEKQTINDTVNPRRSSSYYENYHSMKEIYHWMEEVVKAHSDLLQKIYIGSSYEKRPLYVLKLSKSQERSKSAIWIDCGIHAREWISPAFCLWFIGHAIDVRERDQTMTTLLEHFDFYVMPVINVDGYEYTWSHPSNRLWRKSRSSHGNSKCVGTDMNRNFDAHWCGEGASPYECQEIYCGPYPESEPEVKAVARFVRDHKDIIKAYITMHSYSQLVLFPYSYTTDKSKDHDELERLAKKAATAIKRTTRKTYRPGAGAQTIYLAPGGSDDWAYDLGIKYSFTIELRDTGTYGFLLPPQEIKPTCLEALSAVKEIAQHVLQNL comes from the exons ATGGTGGGGTACAA GGACGAAGTTTTGTGGGCTCTCCCACAAACAGACAAACAGGTCGAAACCCTTCAGGATTTACTGAACACCACTGAG GTCATTCTCTGGCAACCTGTTGTGGTTGAAAACATCAAGAAGGACAAAGAAGTTCATTTCTATGTCAGGGCATCCAGCATAAATAGCATAAAAGCTCAGTTAAGGCAACTGACCATCCAATATAA AGTCTCGATGGGAGATGTTCAAGGACTTATTGAAAAACAGACTATCAATGACACAGTCAACCCACGCAGATCTTCATCATATTATGAAAACTACCATTCAATGAAAGAA ATATATCATTGGATGGAAGAAGTAGTGAAAGCCCATTCTGACCTCCTCCAGAAAATATATATTGGATCATCATATGAAAAACGACCACTTTATGTTCTGAAG CTTTCTAAAAGCCAGGAAAGATCCAAAAGTGCCATATGGATTGACTGTGGTATCCACGCTAGAGAATggatttctcctgctttttgcCTGTGGTTCATAGGCCAT GCAATCGATGTGCGTGAGAGAGATCAGACCATGACAACGCTTCTGGAGCACTTTGACTTCTACGTCATGCCTGTGATCAATGTGGATGGCTATGAGTACACGTGGAGCCACCCCTCT AATCGGCTGTGGAGAAAGAGCCGCTCATCGCATGGTAACAGCAAGTGCGTCGGTACTGACATGAACAGGAATTTTGATGCACACTGGTGTG GGGAAGGAGCATCTCCCTATGAATGTCAGGAGATATACTGTGGACCCTACCCAGAGTCTGAGCCTGAAGTGAAAGCAGTGGCTCGCTTTGTCAGAGATCACAAAGACATCATTAAAGCCTACATAACCATGCACTCTTACTCCCAGTTGGTATTGTTTCCTTACTCTTACACTACGGACAAAAGCAAAGACCATGATGAGCTG gAAAGGCTGGCAAAGAAAGCAGCTACAGCTATAAAGAGGACAACAAGGAAAACTTATAGACCTGGTGCTGGTGCACAAACCATTT ATTTAGCTCCTGGAGGTTCAGATGACTGGGCTTATGATCTTGgcattaaatattcttttaccATTGAGCTTCGGGACACAGGGACTTATGGATTTTTGCTTCCTCCTCAAGAAATTAAACCAACTTGCTTAGAAGCACTTTCTGCTGTCAAAGAGATAGCTCAACACGTTCTTCAAAATTTGTGA